A genomic window from Quercus lobata isolate SW786 chromosome 10, ValleyOak3.0 Primary Assembly, whole genome shotgun sequence includes:
- the LOC115965588 gene encoding protein RICE SALT SENSITIVE 3-like, giving the protein MEEYLAPIPITHLLQHTLRSLCIQENSQWVYAVFWRILPRNYPPPNWGFQGVAKNRSRINKRNWMLAWEDSFCNFVEPIADFDSGTASYVHKNFDPQLGLQPELFFKMSHEIYNFGEGLIGQVAADNSTHRWFHKEFSVQEHNSSAWKSIGDWPRTWKAQFQSGIKTISLIAVKEGVLQLGAVNKVAEDPSYVAQVQNIFSYFHGVPGFLLPHPASSSPTTPFKLHEFNHWSPHYTSPSHTVHSSLSTMEHLYNINFNQQLMITPSMSSLEALLSKLPSVVPTPSPPLLHDLHDYSPLEFSIPSQTTGAGWSWKEVDRQKGMNEEKEHVWD; this is encoded by the exons ATGGAGGAATACTTAGCTCCAATACCTATCACTCATCTCCTTCAACACACATTGAGAAGCTTGTGTATACAAGAGAACTCTCAATGGGTTTATGCAGTCTTTTGGAGAATCTTACCTAGAAATTATCCTCCACCCAA TTGGGGATTCCAAGGAGTAGCAAAAAACAGATCAAGAATAAATAAGAGGAACTG GATGCTGGCATGGGAGGATAGCTTCTGCAACTTTGTTGAACCAATAGCTGACTTTGATTCTGGGACCGCCTCATATGTTCACAAAAACTTTGATCCTCAACTTGGACTGCAACCTGAGCTCTTTTTCAAGATGTCCCATGAAATTTACAACTTTGGAGAAGG TTTGATTGGACAAGTTGCTGCAGATAACAGTACTCATAGATGGTTTCACAAAgaattcagtgttcaagaacACAACTCATCTGCATGGAAAAGCATAGGAGACTGG CCAAGGACATGGAAAGCTCAGTTTCAATCTGGTATAAAG ACAATCTCTCTAATTGCAGTAAAAGAAGGTGTTCTTCAATTGGGAGCTGTTAACAAG GTAGCAGAAGACCCCAGCTACGTTGCTCAAGTACAAAATATATTCAGTTATTTTCATGGTGTCCCTGGTTTCCTCCTACCTCACCCAgcatcatcatcaccaacaaCACCATTCAAGCTTCACGAGTTCAACCATTGGAGTCCACATTACACTTCACCTTCTCATACAGTTCACTCTTCCTTATCAACAATGGAACATCTCTATAATATTAACTTCAATCAACAGCTGATGATTACTCCTTCAATGAGCAGCCTCGAGGCGCTCCTCTCGAAACTCCCTTCTGTAGTGCCAACACCATCCCCACCTTTGCTTCATGACTTGCATGATTATTCACCACTTGAGTTTTCTATCCCCTCACAAACCACTGGAGCTGGTTGGAGCTGGAAGGAAGTAGATAGACAGAAGGGAATGAATGAAGAGAAAGAACACGTGTGGGATTAG